AAACCTGAAGATGGGGCGGAAGTGCTGGGAGAAGGGGCGGAGCGGGAAAATTAGTCATCATACGCCTCGGCAGCCCTAAATCGCCATTGGATGCAATAGGATGAGGTTCGTATAACTGGTAAAGTTCATAGTTATATTTGCTTTGCTGACAGGTTTAGAAAATGCCATCTGAATATTCGATCACCATTCTTTAATAATCCATTCTGTGATTGGCCACGTCAGGCATGGCTACTTTCGGACATTTAGAGTACCGGCTTTGGTCTCGGAGTCTTGAAGAACCGGATAATTTGCTATCTATAAAGTAATCCCTCGGACTGATTTGTTTTTTGCAAGCTCGCCGCAAATACCTTTCCTTGATACTACGCACCTGTCCTCAAATTCGTTCAATCCAACGATATGCCAATTCTTCGACACCTTCTCGCCTACTCCCATCCTCGTCTCCGACACGAAGCTTTGCTCACTCGGTTGCATCTCCGGCCACCGGGTCGCATTCCAGTGGGCTATCATCACACCCGAGCTACCAATTTGCAAACAAAACATGGTCCAGCTCCTACGTCCGTGATCAGAAAA
This window of the Aspergillus flavus chromosome 8, complete sequence genome carries:
- a CDS encoding uncharacterized protein (expressed protein); translated protein: MPILRHLLAYSHPRLRHEALLTRLHLRPPGRIPVGYHHTRATNLQTKHGPAPTSVIRKLQRPVTRLFYWFSDSQTRRPWITQLCLTPLIYCLGDFSAQMIEDED